Proteins encoded in a region of the Vicia villosa cultivar HV-30 ecotype Madison, WI linkage group LG5, Vvil1.0, whole genome shotgun sequence genome:
- the LOC131605192 gene encoding uncharacterized protein LOC131605192: protein MVENKRITSLEAKIIDMAVRAKSVEFIDTGQEANTVRKPPEEQVHEETIDQRLDAIYDDEPLGFEKDPRSSSAKMLAQDPLEEIDLGDGTTKRATYISVKLDPKMKNRLVELLKQNKDCFAWEYDEIPGLKRDLVELKLPIKDATPKDEYPMLVAEMLVDSDAGYEYLSMLDGYSGATYQQAMNSIFHDYIETFMQAGDFLGFVIHKKVIEINQNKTKAIMETKAPSNKKELQSLLGKINFLRRFISNLSGRIQAFSPLLRLKHRNFEWTSEHQEAFEKIKQYMMNPPILSPPNGKKPVRLYISASDTSIGSMLAQEDENGIERAIYYLSRVLNDVETRYTSIEKLCLCLHFSCTKLKYYIKPIDLYVSSHFDVIKYMLSKPIMHSRIGKWALALTEYSLAFMPLKAMKGQIVSDFIVDHAVVETPQLLVELKPWRLFFDGSTHKEGIVVGILLISPDGIPIKLKYRIEGPSCSNNEAKYEALIVGLEALLELGETRVEIKGDSELVIKQLTKEYKCIKENVIMYFVIANSLLKKFEYIDIKHVPRIKNQEANDLAQIASGYKISKEKLEELVEIRGKARATKLSPSDLDRNCLGYANEEEFEVLAIDALTNTDWRVPIIEYFKDPSLNTDRKTKYRALSYVLMGNELFKKTPEGILLKCLGENEAYLALSNVHSGTCGAHQAGHKMKWFLFRYEMYWPTMLKDCIEFAKGCQECQIHAGIQHAPASELHAIIKPWPFRGWALDLIGEIRPASSKGQKYILVGNDYFTKWIEAVPLINVDQETVIEFIQRQILYRFGIPKTITTDQGSVFTGRKMQEFSKEIGFKLLTSTPYYAQANGQVEAANKVIIGLIKKHV, encoded by the exons atGGTTGAGAACAAAAGAATAACGTCTCTCGAAGCCAAAATTATTGATATGGCTGTTAGGGCCAAAAGCGTGGAATTTATTGATACAGGACAGGAGGCGAACACTGTACGTAAGCCCCCTGAGGAACAAGTACATGAAGAAACAATAGACCAAAGGCTAGATGCTATCTATGACGAtgagcctttgggattcgagaaagatccAAGATCATCAAGCGCAAAGATGTTAGCACAGGACCCACTAGAAGAGATTGATCTCGGAGATGGAACCACAAAGAGAGCCACATACATCAGCGTTAAACTGGACCCCAAGATGAAAAACAGGTTAGTAGAAttgttaaaacaaaataaagattgttttgcttgggaatATGATGAGATTCCTGGTTTGAAGAGAGATCTGGTCGAATTAAAACTGCCTATTAAGGATg caactcctaaagatgaataccCAATGCtcgtggcagaaatgctagttgaCTCAGATGCAGGATATGAGTATCTTAGCATGCTTGATGGTTATTCCGG GGCAACATACCAACAAGCAATGAATTCTATTTTTCATGATTATATCGAAACCTTCATGCAG gctggagattttctGGGCTTCGTGATCCACAAAAAGGTGATAgagattaatcagaataaaacaaaggctattatggagacCAAAGCACCGTCAAATAAGAAAGAGTTGCAATCTTTATTAGGGAAGAtaaatttcttgaggagattcatttcaaatttaagtGGTCGAATCCAAGCCTTTTCTCCTCTTTTGCGTCTGAAGCATAGAAATTTTGAGTGGACAAGTGAACATCAAGAGGCATTCGAAAAGATAAAGCAGTATATGATGAATCCACCTATCTTGTCAccaccaaatggaaagaagcctGTGAGACTGTATATATCAGCTTCAGACACTTCTATAGGTAGTATGTTAgcgcaagaagatgaaaatggcatcgagaGGGCCATATATTACCTAAGTAGGGTATTAAATGATGTAGAAACTAGATACACTTCGATAGAGAAGTTGTGCCTATGTTTGCATTTTTCATGTACTAaacttaaatattatataaagccaaTAGATTTATATGTctcctctcattttgatgttatcaagtacatgttatctaagccaataatGCACAGTCGAATTGGAAAATGGGCTCTTGCCCTAACTGAGTACTCTTTAGCCTTCATGCCTTTGAAAGCTATGAAGGGGCAAATAGTGTCAGATTTTATAGTAGATCACGCAGTGGTTGAGACTCCTCAACTCCTTGTTGAGTTGAAGCCTTGGAGACTATTTTTCGACGGTTCCACCCATAAAGAAGGCATTGTAGTTGGGATTCTATTGATTTCGcctgatggaattccaataaAACTTAAGTATAGAATCGAAGGGCCTTCATGCTCTAACAATGAGGCAAAATATGAAGCCTTGATAGTAGGACTTGAAGCCTTATTGGAATTGGGGGAAACCAGGGTCGAAATCAAGGGTGACTCAGAATTAGTAATCAAGCAATTAACGAAGGAGTATAAATGCATCAAGGAAAACGTGATCATGTATTTCGTTATTGCAAATAgtttgcttaaaaaattcgaatacaTAGATATAAAACACGTCCCTAGAATCAAAAATCAAGAGGCTAATGATCTAGCACaaatagcttcaggatataagATCTCAAAGGAGAAGCTAGAGGAATTGGTTGAAATAAGAGGGAAAGCAAGGGCAACTAAGCTATCTCCAAGTGACTTGGACAGAAATTGTTTGGGTTATGCTAAtgaagaagaattcgaagtattGGCCATTGATGCTCTAACAAACACAGATTGGAGAGTTCCAATTATAGAATATTTTAAAGATCCTTCATTGAACACGGACAGGAAAACCAAGTATAGAGCTTTGTCGTACGTTTTGATGGGAAATGAGCTATTCAAGAAAACGCCAGAAGGCATTTTATTAAAATGTTTGGGTGAGAACGAAGCGTACTTAGCATTATCTAATGTTCATAGTGGAACATGTGGGGCACATCAAGCAGGTCATAAAATGAAATGGTTTCTTTTCAGATATGAAATGTATTGGCCCACCATGCTGAAGGATTGTATAGAATTTGCTAAaggttgtcaagaatgtcaaatACATGCAGGAATCCAACATGCTCCTGCAAGCGAACTCCACGCAATTATCAAGCCATGGCCATTTAGAGGTTGGGCTTTAGATTTAATTGGCGAGATTCGACCTGCTTCATCTAAAGGACAGAAGTACATTCTTGTTGGAAACgactattttactaaatggatcgaAGCAGTGCCTTTGATAAATGTAGATCAAGAAACGGTCATAGAATTTATTCAAAGACAAATattatatagatttggaatcccgaAAACTATAacaacagatcaaggatcagtatttactggtcgaaagatgcaagaattctCAAAAGAAATAGGATTTAAGTTGCTTACATCTACGCCTTACTATGCCCAAGCTaacggacaagtcgaagcagcgaacaAAGTAATCATTGGTTTAATAAAgaaacatgtatga